A single genomic interval of Halobacillus halophilus DSM 2266 harbors:
- a CDS encoding sensor histidine kinase: MKLTMANIAMLAAVVILTGFTLYRTACFLASNVAGVEGQTQTSFNSTLSSYVWIITLLLIIVGAFFYSVITKRMLEPVNELSRAIQTMKKGEYPTQLIPRSQDEIGELVHHVNHLNFLLEQQESSRNQMLHDLSHELRTPLSNLQGYLEALNKGVIQGDQDIYKSLAEETERVTQLVQGLDEVKKWGRNDEERPMTKQYTVMDKFILQIVQLFEIEYERRGIDLIVHASPEVIMMNQQGIQQVVTNLLNNALHYYQGHSPVEVKGESGGSFYTLTVSGPGQPIPTSDQNKIFERFYQVDPSRTRNDGGSGLGLAISKEIVEKHGGEIWLETDGTRHSFHVQLPLNT, translated from the coding sequence GTGAAACTCACTATGGCCAATATAGCCATGCTTGCTGCGGTTGTTATCCTTACAGGCTTCACCCTCTATCGAACCGCTTGTTTCCTGGCTTCGAACGTAGCGGGCGTCGAGGGGCAGACCCAGACGTCCTTTAATTCCACCTTGTCGTCTTATGTGTGGATCATTACGCTGCTTCTTATTATAGTAGGTGCCTTCTTCTATTCTGTCATAACGAAGCGAATGCTTGAGCCTGTAAATGAACTCTCGCGCGCCATTCAAACGATGAAAAAAGGGGAGTATCCTACACAGTTGATACCCCGGTCCCAGGACGAAATCGGAGAATTGGTGCATCACGTGAATCATTTAAATTTCCTGCTTGAACAGCAGGAGAGCAGTAGAAACCAAATGCTTCATGATCTCTCCCATGAACTCAGAACCCCTCTTTCGAATTTACAAGGTTATTTGGAAGCACTTAATAAAGGCGTAATTCAGGGTGATCAGGATATTTATAAGTCTTTGGCTGAAGAAACTGAACGGGTTACTCAGCTGGTTCAAGGACTGGATGAAGTGAAGAAATGGGGCAGGAACGATGAAGAACGTCCCATGACCAAACAGTATACAGTCATGGACAAGTTTATCCTGCAAATTGTCCAGCTATTCGAAATCGAATATGAGCGAAGGGGAATTGATTTAATCGTTCATGCTTCTCCTGAAGTGATCATGATGAATCAGCAGGGTATCCAGCAAGTGGTAACCAACCTATTAAATAACGCTTTGCATTATTATCAAGGCCACTCCCCTGTAGAAGTAAAAGGAGAATCAGGGGGTTCGTTTTATACGTTAACCGTTTCAGGTCCCGGGCAACCTATTCCTACTAGCGATCAGAATAAAATTTTTGAACGATTTTATCAGGTGGACCCTTCCCGTACACGTAACGACGGCGGATCTGGTCTTGGATTAGCGATCAGCAAGGAAATTGTGGAGAAGCACGGTGGGGAGATATGGCTCGAGACAGACGGCACACGTCATTCGTTTCATGTACAACTGCCTTTAAACACATAA
- a CDS encoding superoxide dismutase family protein produces MRRLLPLLIIGLAVFALSACTENEDSARDSGNDGKESVETNADGNGESEEENESSENSESESNSDSQSENDSSKTISVQMMNTEGREMGKAELTQADGAVKIDFSASDIPPGTHGFHIHEKGMCEEPDFKSAGGHFNPTNVSHGTESEDGPHAGDLPNLEVSEEGSIQKELTAERVTLEEGQESSLLKEGGTALVIHAGADDQESQPSGDAVARIACGEISK; encoded by the coding sequence ATGAGGCGTTTACTTCCCTTACTCATTATTGGTTTAGCCGTATTTGCTCTATCTGCATGCACAGAAAATGAAGACAGTGCCAGAGATTCTGGAAACGATGGAAAGGAATCCGTCGAAACGAATGCAGACGGCAATGGAGAAAGCGAGGAGGAGAACGAATCTAGTGAAAACAGTGAATCTGAAAGTAACAGCGACTCCCAGTCAGAGAATGACTCTAGTAAAACCATCTCTGTACAGATGATGAATACGGAAGGCAGAGAGATGGGCAAAGCTGAACTCACACAAGCTGATGGCGCTGTAAAAATTGATTTCAGCGCATCAGATATTCCGCCGGGCACCCACGGATTCCACATCCATGAAAAAGGCATGTGCGAAGAACCAGATTTTAAATCAGCAGGCGGTCATTTTAACCCGACCAACGTGAGTCATGGTACAGAATCGGAGGACGGACCCCATGCAGGAGACCTTCCTAATCTTGAAGTATCCGAAGAAGGTTCTATTCAGAAGGAACTGACGGCGGAAAGGGTTACTTTGGAAGAAGGCCAGGAGAGCTCCCTCCTGAAGGAAGGCGGAACAGCTCTCGTTATTCATGCAGGAGCTGATGATCAAGAATCGCAACCTTCCGGAGATGCAGTTGCAAGAATTGCATGTGGTGAAATCAGCAAATAA
- a CDS encoding alcohol dehydrogenase catalytic domain-containing protein — protein MQALTYQGKDHVEVKNVEAPKIQRGDDMIVRITVTGICGSDLHLYKNGISLSEDYIIGHEPMGIVEEVGPEVKNVKKGDRVVIPFNVGCGDCFYCNNQMESQCDNSNPHSDNGSLFGYSEQFGNYPGGQAEYLRVPYADFTSFVVPESSELEDENVLFLSDVVPTAYWSVEHSGVKQDDTVVILGAGPIGLMAQKFAWIKGAKRVISIDHVPHRLEHAKRTNNVETYNFEEHDEIGGFLHQSTQGGADVVIDCVGMDGTVASSDHGPSNDQNISPIITASESVRKFGTIQLTGVYGINADNFPIGDLFGRNVSLKMGQAPVIHLMPELYNMIENNEFDPTDIITHKMDLKDAPEAYDIFDKKSDNNIKVVLKP, from the coding sequence ATGCAAGCACTGACCTATCAAGGAAAAGACCATGTTGAAGTAAAAAACGTTGAAGCTCCTAAAATTCAAAGAGGCGATGATATGATCGTCCGTATAACCGTAACAGGTATATGCGGTTCAGATTTACACCTTTATAAAAACGGAATTTCCCTGTCCGAAGACTATATTATCGGACACGAACCCATGGGTATCGTAGAAGAAGTAGGGCCTGAAGTGAAAAATGTTAAAAAGGGGGACCGTGTAGTGATCCCATTTAACGTAGGCTGCGGCGACTGCTTCTATTGTAATAATCAGATGGAAAGCCAGTGTGATAATTCTAACCCGCACAGCGATAATGGGTCTCTATTTGGTTACTCCGAGCAATTCGGGAACTATCCCGGCGGCCAAGCCGAGTATCTCCGCGTTCCCTACGCTGATTTCACTTCCTTTGTCGTTCCAGAATCAAGTGAACTGGAAGATGAGAATGTGCTCTTCTTGTCCGATGTCGTACCGACCGCCTATTGGAGCGTGGAACACAGCGGTGTGAAGCAAGATGACACCGTAGTTATTCTTGGTGCTGGACCCATCGGTCTGATGGCTCAGAAATTCGCCTGGATAAAAGGAGCCAAGCGAGTGATTTCCATCGATCATGTTCCTCACCGGCTTGAACATGCGAAGCGTACCAACAATGTTGAAACGTATAACTTTGAAGAACATGATGAAATCGGTGGTTTCCTCCATCAATCAACCCAAGGGGGAGCCGATGTGGTCATTGACTGTGTAGGAATGGACGGTACCGTTGCTTCCAGCGATCACGGTCCCAGCAATGACCAGAATATCAGCCCCATTATCACAGCTTCCGAGTCCGTCCGGAAATTTGGAACCATTCAATTAACAGGTGTATATGGCATCAATGCGGATAACTTCCCAATCGGAGACTTGTTCGGCCGTAACGTTTCCTTGAAAATGGGACAGGCTCCCGTCATTCACCTGATGCCGGAACTTTATAACATGATTGAAAACAACGAATTTGATCCTACTGACATCATTACGCACAAAATGGATCTAAAAGATGCACCTGAAGCTTATGATATTTTTGATAAAAAATCAGACAACAACATCAAGGTCGTGCTTAAACCATAA
- a CDS encoding class I SAM-dependent methyltransferase, whose translation MVSKEILKQNKVSWDIVAPHFNGVDALPNYGPFAQTEEELQLFEDIQGKKVLEIGYGSGHSLRYMDSKGASELWGVDLSNTQQEAATQLLQGLKPHLFCGAMETDVGLPREYFDYVYSVYAIGWTTDLQATFDLIYSYLKKGGTFIFSWDHPLYAHVTSEDGTLRLKGSYQEEGAKVMKNFKGEEVDMMIHKRKISTYMNQLIHSGFRIEEVIESEPGQSYDGIEAEVSDRYYSLYKARKFPATMIIKAGKR comes from the coding sequence ATCGTGTCAAAAGAAATTCTAAAACAAAATAAGGTAAGCTGGGATATTGTTGCGCCACATTTTAACGGCGTGGATGCTTTGCCAAACTATGGACCATTCGCTCAAACCGAAGAAGAATTACAGCTTTTCGAAGATATTCAAGGTAAAAAAGTGCTTGAAATTGGTTATGGTAGCGGTCATTCCTTGCGTTATATGGATTCTAAAGGGGCGAGTGAACTGTGGGGCGTCGATTTATCCAATACGCAACAGGAAGCGGCCACTCAACTACTACAAGGGTTAAAGCCTCATTTATTCTGCGGAGCGATGGAAACAGATGTCGGACTGCCTAGGGAGTATTTTGATTATGTGTACTCGGTTTATGCGATCGGGTGGACGACAGATTTACAGGCAACCTTTGATCTCATTTATTCCTATTTAAAAAAAGGCGGGACCTTTATATTCAGCTGGGACCATCCTTTATATGCCCATGTGACTAGTGAAGATGGAACATTGCGCTTGAAGGGGAGCTACCAGGAGGAAGGGGCTAAAGTCATGAAAAATTTTAAAGGGGAAGAGGTGGATATGATGATCCATAAGCGGAAGATATCTACTTATATGAATCAGTTAATTCACTCGGGATTTCGAATAGAGGAAGTTATAGAAAGTGAGCCTGGACAGAGCTACGATGGAATAGAAGCAGAAGTGTCCGATCGCTATTATTCATTGTACAAAGCCCGGAAGTTTCCGGCGACTATGATTATAAAAGCAGGTAAACGCTAG
- the fosM gene encoding FosM family fosfomycin resistance protein — MSIQGLNHFLFSVSDLHKSIQFYREVFEAELLVKGENTAYFDLNGMWLALNVEKNIPRHEISQSYTHIAFSIEPSEYEAIYNKLEALNVNILSGRPRSEHDKQSIYFTDPDGHKFEFHTGTLEDRLNYYKQEKPHMEFYDRS, encoded by the coding sequence ATGTCCATTCAAGGATTAAATCACTTTCTATTTTCCGTATCCGATTTACATAAATCGATTCAGTTTTACCGTGAGGTGTTTGAGGCAGAGTTATTGGTGAAAGGCGAGAACACGGCATATTTTGATTTGAATGGGATGTGGCTGGCACTTAACGTGGAGAAGAATATTCCCCGCCATGAAATCAGTCAGTCTTATACTCATATCGCCTTTTCTATTGAACCTTCTGAATATGAAGCGATTTATAACAAACTTGAGGCGTTGAATGTAAATATCCTTTCTGGACGGCCGCGCAGTGAACATGATAAACAGTCAATTTATTTCACTGACCCGGATGGTCACAAGTTTGAGTTTCATACAGGTACTTTGGAAGACAGGCTAAACTATTATAAACAAGAAAAACCACATATGGAATTCTATGACCGGTCATAA